A genome region from Methanolinea sp. includes the following:
- a CDS encoding EamA family transporter, protein MAWFLLALAGALAQAAYSAGAKSLLARFHPARLAGGTFLAAALALAAISLVRGIPPVAPGFPAAVLATVAINAAATVLFYRALSISDLSLCLPMLSFTPVFLVFTAFAILGETPSPAGSAGICLVVAGSYLLGVHGTGSPGRAWTAPFRVLSSDRGVRYMLLVAFLYSISVNYDRLVVAYSDPVFGSAAVYGSLACIFVAWEIARAIAGRGRGTPRATRRGVRECGALLLLGMVLVVEAVAVNTAYTLSLVPYVIAVKRLSVLFGVLAGGFLLGEESLVQRGAGAAVMVAGAVLIVLGG, encoded by the coding sequence ATGGCATGGTTCCTCCTCGCGCTCGCGGGTGCACTCGCGCAGGCGGCCTACTCGGCAGGGGCAAAGTCCCTCCTCGCCCGGTTCCACCCTGCCCGGCTCGCCGGGGGGACCTTCCTTGCGGCCGCACTCGCCCTCGCCGCGATCTCCCTCGTGAGGGGCATCCCCCCGGTCGCCCCGGGGTTCCCGGCCGCGGTCCTCGCCACGGTTGCGATCAACGCGGCCGCGACAGTGCTCTTCTACAGGGCGCTCTCGATCTCCGACCTCTCCCTCTGCCTCCCCATGCTCTCGTTCACCCCGGTCTTCCTCGTTTTTACGGCATTCGCGATCCTCGGCGAGACCCCGAGTCCCGCCGGTTCCGCCGGGATCTGCCTCGTCGTCGCCGGCTCGTACCTGCTCGGGGTGCACGGGACCGGCAGTCCGGGGAGGGCGTGGACCGCCCCGTTCCGGGTGCTCTCCTCGGACAGGGGCGTCCGGTACATGCTCCTCGTCGCGTTCCTCTACAGCATCTCGGTCAACTACGACCGCCTCGTCGTCGCGTACTCTGACCCCGTGTTCGGCTCCGCCGCCGTCTACGGGTCGCTCGCCTGCATCTTCGTCGCGTGGGAGATCGCGCGGGCAATTGCCGGGCGCGGGAGAGGGACGCCCCGTGCCACCCGCCGCGGCGTGCGGGAGTGCGGGGCGCTCCTCCTCCTCGGGATGGTCCTCGTCGTGGAGGCGGTCGCGGTCAACACCGCGTACACGCTCTCGCTCGTCCCCTACGTCATCGCGGTGAAGAGGCTCTCGGTCCTCTTCGGAGTCCTCGCGGGGGGTTTCCTCCTCGGGGAGGAGAGTCTCGTGCAGCGGGGGGCCGGGGCCGCGGTGATGGTCGCGGGCGCGGTCCTCATCGTTCTCGGCGGCTAG